A window of Sphingobacterium sp. SRCM116780 contains these coding sequences:
- a CDS encoding BON domain-containing protein — translation MKLKRVFPMLMMAGTLAVAMPSCNSKVSDADLKAKVETIISSHQGITTSVKDGVVTLEGFASSDTEKTQIETDVKAADKSIKSVVNNIVVETVAPAQITVNTVDESLAKGIVDATKDFPTVKATVKDGIISVTGSIEKAKLVTLKQALDNLHPKKVDLSAVTTK, via the coding sequence ATGAAATTAAAAAGAGTATTTCCTATGTTAATGATGGCAGGCACTTTGGCTGTAGCAATGCCTTCATGTAATTCAAAAGTTTCGGATGCTGATTTAAAAGCAAAAGTTGAAACAATTATTAGTAGTCATCAAGGTATTACGACTTCAGTTAAAGATGGCGTTGTGACATTGGAGGGTTTTGCATCTTCTGATACAGAGAAAACTCAAATTGAGACTGATGTAAAAGCAGCAGACAAGTCTATCAAATCTGTTGTCAATAACATCGTTGTAGAAACAGTTGCCCCAGCTCAGATTACTGTGAATACAGTTGATGAATCGTTAGCAAAAGGTATTGTAGATGCAACAAAAGATTTCCCTACTGTAAAAGCTACTGTAAAAGATGGTATTATCTCGGTAACAGGATCAATCGAAAAAGCTAAACTAGTTACGTTAAAACAAGCTTTGGATAACTTACATCCTAAGAAAGTGGATTTAAGCGCGGTTACAACTAAATAA
- a CDS encoding SH3 domain-containing protein, with protein MALEEKYKVLLDTAKSSGINDLNYAEQNGVLQIRGTAPTADVKNKLWETYGNIDPNFATGDVVMDVEVATEVPSSQVKVVTESSNLNIRKGPGTDQPIVGKAAKDEIITLISKANDQWWLVRTNDNEEGYCYAQYLQSI; from the coding sequence ATGGCTTTAGAAGAAAAATATAAAGTATTATTAGATACAGCTAAATCATCAGGTATTAATGATTTAAATTATGCAGAGCAAAATGGTGTTTTGCAAATTAGAGGTACTGCTCCTACAGCGGATGTTAAAAATAAACTATGGGAAACCTATGGTAATATCGATCCAAACTTCGCGACAGGTGATGTTGTCATGGACGTTGAAGTAGCAACTGAAGTTCCAAGCAGTCAAGTGAAAGTGGTGACTGAAAGTTCAAATCTTAATATTCGTAAAGGACCAGGTACTGATCAACCTATTGTTGGTAAAGCAGCTAAAGACGAAATAATCACATTGATTAGTAAAGCAAATGACCAATGGTGGTTGGTTCGCACAAATGATAATGAAGAAGGATATTGTTATGCACAATATTTGCAATCAATTTAA
- the pckA gene encoding phosphoenolpyruvate carboxykinase (ATP), with translation MTLSKIKQLAGLGIHAPKAVFCQLDRTALIAHAIQNGEATQADNGALNILTGKFTGRSPKDRYLVKDEITENRVFWNEINQAIAKDVFNELYDLVSDYLSSKELFVRDCQAVSYEELAKHILVVSEKATQDLFVSNMFIESPGIENTTVDWTVLVASDLQIPNYQELDLNASNCVAIDFSRRVVLVIGTAYTGEIKKSIFSILNFVLPVENAVLSMHCSANVGKDGDTALFFGLSGTGKTTLSADVNRYLVGDDEHGWSNQGVFNFEGGCYAKCLGLDPQHEPEICGAIKSGSLLENIKFYEGTAIPNFQDASITENMRVSYPLAYISSYREVKLVDAPDNIFFLSADAFGVLPPISKLTIEQAMYYFINGYTAKVAGTEMGVSKPTATFSACFGQAFMPLHPMEYAELLRDKLKKNPNTKVWLVNTGWIGGPYGIGRRIKLAYTRSLIQAALSGELEEYPMETHPIFRLNYPTFCQEVPQQILSAKELWGNDEAYDGQAKALKLLFENNFKKYQDTYFTTV, from the coding sequence ATGACTTTATCAAAGATTAAACAGTTAGCTGGTTTGGGTATCCACGCACCTAAAGCAGTATTTTGTCAATTGGATAGAACTGCCCTCATTGCGCATGCTATTCAAAATGGAGAAGCTACTCAAGCCGATAATGGAGCTTTGAATATTTTGACAGGGAAATTTACAGGAAGGTCACCTAAAGATCGATATCTTGTAAAAGATGAAATCACCGAAAATAGAGTTTTCTGGAATGAGATTAATCAAGCAATTGCTAAAGATGTATTCAATGAATTGTATGATTTGGTAAGTGATTATTTATCATCTAAAGAACTTTTTGTAAGAGACTGCCAAGCAGTATCCTATGAGGAGTTGGCGAAACACATTCTAGTTGTGTCTGAAAAAGCTACACAAGATCTATTTGTTTCGAATATGTTTATTGAATCGCCTGGAATTGAAAATACAACAGTAGATTGGACGGTTCTTGTTGCTTCTGATTTGCAAATCCCAAATTATCAAGAATTAGACCTGAATGCTTCAAATTGTGTCGCTATTGATTTTAGTCGCCGAGTTGTTTTAGTTATTGGTACAGCTTATACTGGTGAAATTAAGAAAAGTATTTTTTCAATTCTAAATTTTGTATTGCCAGTCGAAAATGCTGTACTATCGATGCATTGCTCTGCAAATGTTGGTAAGGATGGTGATACCGCATTATTTTTTGGATTGTCAGGAACTGGAAAGACAACGTTATCGGCTGATGTAAATCGCTACTTAGTCGGTGATGATGAACATGGATGGTCAAATCAAGGGGTGTTTAACTTTGAAGGTGGTTGTTATGCTAAATGTTTAGGTTTAGATCCACAGCACGAACCCGAAATCTGTGGAGCAATCAAGTCTGGCTCGTTATTAGAAAATATTAAATTTTACGAAGGAACAGCTATTCCTAATTTTCAGGACGCTAGTATTACAGAAAATATGCGTGTTTCTTATCCATTAGCCTATATCTCATCCTATCGAGAGGTTAAGTTAGTGGACGCTCCAGATAATATTTTCTTTTTGTCAGCTGATGCGTTTGGAGTTTTACCTCCCATATCAAAGTTAACGATTGAACAGGCGATGTATTATTTTATTAATGGCTATACCGCAAAAGTGGCGGGAACAGAAATGGGTGTTTCGAAACCTACAGCTACATTTTCAGCCTGTTTCGGACAAGCTTTTATGCCTTTGCATCCTATGGAATATGCGGAGTTATTAAGAGATAAGCTGAAAAAAAATCCGAATACCAAAGTGTGGTTGGTCAATACCGGTTGGATTGGAGGTCCGTATGGAATCGGAAGAAGAATAAAATTAGCCTATACACGTAGCTTGATTCAAGCGGCATTAAGTGGAGAGTTAGAAGAGTATCCAATGGAGACTCATCCTATTTTTAGGTTAAATTATCCAACATTTTGCCAGGAAGTGCCACAACAAATTTTAAGTGCCAAGGAGCTTTGGGGTAATGATGAAGCGTATGATGGACAAGCGAAAGCTTTAAAATTACTTTTTGAAAATAATTTCAAAAAATATCAGGATACATACTTTACTACCGTTTAA
- a CDS encoding YkvA family protein translates to MKKHFLSKALALFERFKTQKITAEDLDKAEEKVKDLDGRKEDFQLLLAMCRDTFSGKYKMNKWNLSVIIGTIVYVISPLDAIPDVIPVLGWMDDVTIVGYAISKLSEEIKKYKLFRKEVPVDNF, encoded by the coding sequence ATGAAGAAACATTTTCTGAGTAAAGCTTTGGCTTTATTTGAAAGATTTAAAACACAAAAAATTACTGCTGAGGATTTGGATAAGGCAGAAGAAAAGGTTAAAGATTTAGATGGAAGAAAAGAAGACTTTCAACTTCTGCTTGCTATGTGTAGAGATACGTTCTCAGGTAAGTATAAAATGAATAAATGGAATTTATCAGTCATTATAGGAACGATTGTTTATGTCATATCTCCTCTAGATGCAATACCAGATGTTATACCTGTATTGGGATGGATGGACGATGTTACAATTGTGGGGTACGCCATCTCTAAACTTTCAGAGGAAATAAAAAAATATAAACTATTTAGGAAAGAAGTACCTGTAGATAATTTTTAA
- a CDS encoding L,D-transpeptidase family protein, with product MRYLALILFSSILFLTSCQSKAPTYGDVLSASFDQKLYQDFDSAAYFVAIQKELKNENANLFNPKWMIEIADSAKGFNWIQHQLLTGGTDSLLNYLNRADEHGINPSFFHTAKIQQALDQLKSKQVADLNEAYTLLAKVEILSSDAMVAYVNMLENGIVNPKRLYGRYFVAHSRYTLPKVRKLLDSTLNVSEVLQHAQPKNSFYKKFQQLLAKGNLTKDDRTKVLLTMERLRWMGKDFPEKYVFVNIPEMKLQMIDEGTLFNSMNVCVGETENKAYTTNSENHETPIMSGILDRMQVNPVWNIPQSIVKKELLASVRANPGYLESRNMVVYNLKGQLVNPYNINWQADSVKNFKFKQNPGYDNSLGNIKFIFANPYAIYLHDTPAKGKFKASNRAVSHGCVRVENPTDLASFLVNNEKEAAKIASEIKGSSNDSRWVKMKEGIPVYLSYYTTWLNENKEIQQFPDIYGYDQRLKLAMKKYL from the coding sequence ATGCGATATTTAGCGCTTATTTTATTTTCTTCCATATTATTTTTGACATCTTGTCAATCAAAAGCTCCTACGTATGGAGATGTGTTATCCGCATCTTTTGACCAAAAATTGTATCAAGATTTCGATAGTGCTGCTTATTTTGTCGCTATTCAAAAAGAACTTAAAAACGAAAATGCGAATTTGTTTAATCCAAAATGGATGATCGAAATAGCAGATTCTGCTAAAGGATTTAATTGGATACAACATCAGCTATTAACAGGAGGGACAGATAGTTTGTTGAATTATTTGAACCGTGCGGATGAGCATGGAATCAATCCTTCTTTTTTCCATACAGCAAAAATCCAGCAAGCATTAGATCAATTAAAAAGTAAGCAAGTAGCAGATTTAAATGAAGCATATACCTTATTGGCTAAGGTAGAAATACTTTCTTCAGATGCTATGGTTGCTTATGTGAACATGCTTGAAAATGGCATTGTAAACCCTAAACGACTTTATGGAAGATATTTTGTTGCGCATAGTCGCTATACGTTGCCAAAAGTAAGGAAACTATTAGATAGTACGTTGAACGTGTCTGAGGTACTTCAACATGCACAACCAAAAAATTCTTTTTACAAAAAGTTTCAGCAATTACTTGCGAAAGGAAATCTGACCAAGGACGATCGTACGAAGGTACTGTTAACCATGGAACGATTGCGGTGGATGGGTAAAGATTTTCCTGAAAAATATGTTTTTGTAAATATTCCTGAGATGAAATTGCAAATGATTGATGAGGGGACTTTATTTAATAGCATGAATGTATGTGTAGGCGAAACGGAGAATAAAGCTTATACAACAAATAGTGAAAATCATGAAACCCCAATAATGAGTGGAATACTCGATAGAATGCAGGTAAATCCTGTTTGGAATATTCCACAAAGTATCGTTAAAAAAGAATTACTAGCAAGCGTTAGGGCTAATCCAGGTTACCTTGAAAGCCGAAATATGGTGGTTTATAACTTAAAAGGACAACTTGTGAATCCTTATAACATCAATTGGCAAGCTGATTCTGTTAAGAATTTTAAATTCAAACAAAATCCAGGTTATGATAACTCATTGGGGAATATTAAATTTATCTTTGCTAATCCTTATGCGATTTATTTACATGATACACCTGCTAAAGGAAAATTTAAGGCGAGCAATCGGGCAGTAAGTCATGGATGTGTTCGTGTCGAAAATCCAACTGACTTAGCTTCATTTTTAGTAAATAATGAAAAGGAGGCGGCTAAGATTGCTAGTGAAATAAAAGGCTCTTCTAACGATTCGAGATGGGTTAAAATGAAGGAGGGGATACCCGTTTATCTATCGTATTATACGACCTGGCTAAATGAAAATAAAGAAATTCAACAATTTCCAGATATTTATGGGTATGACCAACGATTAAAATTAGCCATGAAAAAATATCTTTAA
- a CDS encoding GreA/GreB family elongation factor — protein MEKDYTLLRSTLMEACKQHVEDRIANLILALKSAHEASTDDTKSSAGDKYETTREMMQQDIARCQMQLAEAKKDESTLNGLVEPYQSDFVQDGSIVETNKGIYFIAISIGIVQTPYGKVFVISNQSPIGKLLLKKKVDESFMFNSVEQKLLSIN, from the coding sequence ATGGAGAAGGATTATACGTTATTACGATCTACATTAATGGAAGCATGTAAACAACATGTCGAAGATCGAATTGCAAATTTAATATTGGCCTTAAAATCAGCTCATGAAGCCAGTACAGATGATACTAAAAGTAGTGCAGGGGATAAATATGAAACCACAAGGGAGATGATGCAACAAGATATCGCAAGATGTCAGATGCAATTGGCTGAAGCAAAAAAAGATGAATCAACATTGAATGGTCTAGTTGAACCTTATCAATCCGATTTTGTTCAAGATGGAAGTATAGTAGAAACAAACAAAGGAATTTATTTTATCGCTATAAGTATAGGGATTGTCCAAACACCTTACGGAAAAGTATTTGTTATCTCCAATCAATCGCCAATAGGAAAATTGTTGTTGAAAAAGAAAGTTGATGAGTCCTTTATGTTTAATTCTGTAGAACAAAAGCTACTTTCTATAAATTAA